From the Halichoerus grypus chromosome 3, mHalGry1.hap1.1, whole genome shotgun sequence genome, one window contains:
- the LOC118526646 gene encoding growth-regulated protein homolog beta-like encodes MARAATAAAPRALRLLGAALLLLLLVPAGRRAAGAPVVAELRCQCLQTLQGIHPKNIQSVKVTAPAPHCAQTEVIATLKNGQDVCLNPEAPMVKKIINKMLNNGSTN; translated from the exons ATGGCCcgcgccgccaccgccgccgcacCCCGCGCTCTCCGGCTCCTCGGCGCCgcgctgctgctcctgctgctggtCCCCGCCGGCCGCCGCGCCGCAG GGGCACCCGTGGTCGCCGAGCTGCGCTGCCAGTGCTTGCAGACCTTGCAGGGAATTCACCCCAAGAACATCCAGAGCGTCAAGGTGACGGCCCCGGCACCCCACTGCGCCCAAACCGAAGTCAT AGCCACTCTCAAGAATGGGCAGGACGTTTGCCTCAACCCCGAAGCCCCCATGGTCAAGAAAATCATCAACAAGATGCTAAACAA CGGCAGCACCAACTGA